From a single Lewinella sp. LCG006 genomic region:
- the bla gene encoding subclass B1 metallo-beta-lactamase, with protein MNKLFSLLLFLMISNVALKAQQPAVQQIGEDIQLIRLTDNTIIHRSFTVFEGYGRVGSNGLIYLVDSTCVIFDTPATAKTTVRLLDYLTKEQGYTVQALVVNHFHEDCTAGLDSVQARGILTYGSKKTVNLCLAEGNTAPQKKFGRKKVLKLGDQQIVNYYPGPAHTVDNIVTYLPSEKVLFGGCMIKSLGAGRGNINDADLGKWSDTVERVQKKFPEVVHVVPGHGHAGGPDLLDFTVEMFAEDRMKK; from the coding sequence ATGAACAAGCTATTTTCACTGCTACTCTTCCTTATGATAAGCAATGTTGCACTCAAGGCTCAGCAACCTGCCGTGCAGCAAATTGGGGAGGATATTCAGCTTATTCGCCTAACGGACAATACGATTATCCACCGCTCCTTTACTGTCTTTGAAGGTTATGGGAGAGTTGGCTCCAATGGATTGATTTATTTGGTTGACAGTACTTGTGTCATTTTCGACACCCCGGCAACGGCCAAAACAACGGTTCGTTTGCTCGATTATCTGACCAAAGAGCAGGGCTATACCGTACAAGCGCTGGTAGTAAACCACTTCCATGAGGACTGCACGGCAGGCCTAGATAGCGTACAAGCACGAGGAATTCTGACCTATGGCAGTAAGAAAACGGTGAATCTATGCTTGGCAGAAGGCAACACCGCTCCACAGAAAAAATTTGGTCGCAAGAAGGTGCTAAAACTAGGTGACCAGCAAATTGTCAATTACTACCCTGGGCCCGCACATACGGTAGACAACATCGTCACCTATCTACCCTCAGAGAAAGTGCTCTTTGGAGGCTGTATGATTAAATCTTTAGGTGCTGGTCGTGGCAACATCAATGATGCCGATCTGGGCAAATGGTCGGATACCGTAGAACGCGTACAAAAGAAATTTCCCGAAGTGGTTCATGTTGTGCCGGGCCATGGCCATGCCGGAGGGCCAGATTTATTGGATTTTACGGTGGAAATGTTTGCGGAAGACCGCATGAAAAAATAA